In Verrucomicrobiia bacterium, a single window of DNA contains:
- a CDS encoding DUF167 domain-containing protein: protein MSVPPPCIRETAHGVDLILRVRPRASRNRIGPPEGDALAVWVTAPPVDAAANEAVLHLLAEALGRRRGDLALMKGATARRKVVRVAGLTGEQVLARLQPASPELDPAMGRAK, encoded by the coding sequence ATGTCCGTCCCGCCTCCCTGCATCCGTGAAACCGCCCACGGAGTGGACCTGATCCTGCGCGTCCGCCCGCGGGCCAGCCGCAATCGCATCGGTCCGCCCGAGGGCGACGCTCTCGCCGTATGGGTCACCGCCCCACCGGTGGACGCCGCCGCCAACGAGGCCGTCCTGCACCTCCTCGCAGAGGCCCTTGGCCGTCGCCGCGGTGACCTCGCCCTCATGAAGGGAGCCACCGCACGGCGCAAGGTTGTCCGCGTCGCAGGCCTCACCGGCGAACAAGTCCTCGCCCGGCTCCAGCCTGCCTCCCCCGAATTGGACCCGGCGATGGGCAGGGCGAAATGA
- a CDS encoding 50S ribosomal protein L11 methyltransferase, translating to MSRTPKTTRPARLWALAITVAPEADEAVAEWLAHYTDRSPITSHSRVTGLSTVTAYIEDPGWWTPVRRRETRLALGALREFGLEPGPATVRWRRVADADWRESWKRHFPPLSIQGRLLVRPSWSRARPAAGQVEVVLDPGLSFGTGQHPTTAFCLREVVRGRPRREPGALLDVGTGSGILAIAAARLGYAPVDAFDFDGEAVEIARRNAAANGVADRIRLRRLDVRRLAPRPRRRYEVVCANLTANLLLEHAELLVAQLAPGAHLVLAGILAGEFESVADRFLALGLREVRRRCQREWCSGLFVWPSA from the coding sequence ATGTCCCGCACGCCGAAAACGACCCGGCCGGCCCGCCTCTGGGCCCTCGCCATCACCGTGGCCCCTGAAGCGGACGAGGCCGTTGCCGAATGGCTGGCCCATTACACCGATCGGTCGCCCATCACCAGCCACAGCCGGGTCACCGGATTGAGCACCGTGACGGCCTACATCGAGGACCCCGGATGGTGGACACCCGTCCGGCGACGGGAAACGCGGCTGGCTCTGGGGGCTCTGAGGGAATTCGGTCTCGAGCCGGGCCCCGCGACCGTCCGCTGGCGACGCGTGGCGGACGCCGACTGGCGCGAATCCTGGAAGCGCCATTTCCCGCCGCTCTCGATCCAGGGCCGGCTCCTGGTGCGGCCGAGCTGGAGTCGGGCCCGTCCTGCCGCCGGGCAGGTCGAGGTGGTGTTGGATCCGGGACTTTCGTTCGGCACCGGACAGCATCCGACCACGGCCTTCTGCCTGCGGGAGGTGGTGCGCGGCCGGCCGCGTCGGGAGCCGGGCGCGCTGCTCGATGTGGGAACGGGCTCGGGCATCCTCGCCATCGCGGCCGCCCGGCTCGGCTATGCGCCGGTGGACGCCTTCGATTTCGATGGCGAGGCGGTGGAGATCGCGCGCCGGAATGCCGCGGCCAACGGAGTGGCCGACCGAATCCGGTTGCGCCGGCTCGATGTCCGGCGGCTCGCTCCCCGGCCCCGGCGTCGCTATGAAGTCGTGTGCGCCAATCTCACCGCCAACCTCCTGCTGGAGCACGCGGAGCTGCTGGTGGCGCAACTCGCCCCCGGGGCGCACCTGGTTCTGGCCGGAATCCTGGCCGGGGAATTCGAGTCCGTGGCCGACCGGTTCCTTGCCCTGGGCCTGCGCGAAGTGCGGCGCCGATGCCAGCGCGAATGGTGTTCGGGCTTGTTCGTGTGGCCCAGCGCCTGA
- a CDS encoding DUF1080 domain-containing protein, with protein sequence MQSRFALRMGPALAALVALLGSCSTGPNSGPAQPISLFNGRDLQGWTAVTGDPAVRGDAVWTLRDGILVCRGEPIGYLQTDRNFTNFRMEAEYRWAPGTPPGNSGLFSRLDGDPRPLPRCVEVQLMHGNAGDVLGLQGRRIAPDQPRHFHVAAHPLAGDIDGVRKTTDAEAPPGSWNRVEILAEGPNYTVWINGVEVNRVTGVEVLSGPVALQSEGGEIHFRHLHITPLP encoded by the coding sequence ATGCAATCCCGATTCGCCCTTCGTATGGGACCGGCACTGGCCGCGCTGGTCGCACTCCTCGGCTCCTGCTCAACCGGGCCAAACTCCGGTCCCGCCCAACCCATCAGCCTCTTCAACGGACGGGATCTCCAAGGGTGGACCGCCGTCACTGGAGATCCCGCCGTCCGCGGCGATGCCGTCTGGACCCTCCGCGACGGGATCCTCGTCTGTCGCGGTGAACCCATCGGGTATCTCCAAACCGACCGCAACTTCACCAACTTCCGCATGGAGGCGGAATACCGGTGGGCTCCTGGCACGCCCCCCGGAAACAGCGGTCTCTTCTCGCGACTCGACGGCGACCCCAGGCCACTCCCCCGCTGCGTCGAAGTCCAGTTGATGCACGGCAACGCCGGCGATGTGCTGGGGCTGCAAGGACGTCGCATCGCCCCGGATCAACCCCGCCATTTCCACGTGGCCGCACATCCTCTCGCCGGAGACATTGACGGCGTCCGCAAGACCACCGACGCCGAAGCGCCGCCCGGCTCGTGGAACCGCGTCGAGATCCTTGCTGAGGGTCCCAACTACACGGTCTGGATCAATGGTGTCGAGGTGAACCGGGTCACCGGTGTCGAAGTGCTCTCAGGACCCGTTGCCCTCCAATCCGAAGGCGGTGAAATCCACTTCCGCCATCTCCACATCACGCCGCTCCCCTAG
- a CDS encoding Rrf2 family transcriptional regulator: MKLSVKSDYAARAVLGLARHAASGAPVPIDALARDNGIPPNYLVQILLELKARNIVRSQRGKAGGYQLARPPSEITLGDIVRCVHGQAFDTPAMRDPQCPPELQQAWNRVRSDVEAALDRITFQQLADDDSAKAKMYYI, encoded by the coding sequence ATGAAGCTGTCGGTGAAGAGCGACTACGCCGCCCGCGCGGTTCTGGGACTCGCCCGCCATGCGGCCTCCGGGGCGCCCGTTCCCATTGATGCCCTGGCCCGCGACAACGGCATCCCGCCCAACTACCTCGTTCAGATCCTCCTCGAACTGAAGGCCCGCAACATCGTCCGCAGCCAGCGCGGCAAGGCCGGCGGCTACCAACTCGCCCGTCCCCCCTCCGAAATCACCCTCGGCGACATCGTCCGCTGCGTCCACGGGCAGGCCTTCGACACCCCCGCCATGCGCGATCCCCAGTGTCCCCCCGAACTGCAACAGGCCTGGAACCGTGTCCGCTCCGACGTCGAAGCCGCCCTCGACCGCATTACCTTCCAGCAACTCGCCGACGACGACAGTGCCAAGGCGAAGATGTATTACATCTAG
- a CDS encoding methyltransferase domain-containing protein — MSHQETYYRHNEAYAEFLANWDAAFYAKYTDALRPDRPGARVLDVGCGAGQVIGRLAADGFEAYGVEVSEPSVARARRVCPHVEAYDGRRLPYPDAHFAAVGTLNVLEHVDEPEAFLAELVRVAEPAARLVVSSPNFLRVLGPGYHPRMRGLARKFGNLRMLLARRQRLRAAPHAVRFERMLPILRQPFQPDDDAIVATNPLEIAFFLERYGCTIERVECTDRYVPRPLEWLLNLTPLKWIMFNAFVVARRA; from the coding sequence TTGAGTCACCAGGAAACCTACTATCGCCACAACGAGGCGTACGCCGAGTTCCTCGCCAATTGGGACGCGGCCTTCTACGCCAAGTACACGGACGCCCTGCGCCCGGACCGCCCTGGCGCGCGCGTGCTGGATGTCGGGTGCGGTGCGGGACAGGTGATCGGACGACTCGCTGCCGACGGCTTCGAGGCCTACGGGGTCGAGGTGTCCGAACCCAGCGTGGCCCGCGCGCGGCGGGTTTGTCCGCACGTCGAGGCCTATGACGGACGCCGTCTTCCGTATCCGGATGCCCATTTTGCGGCGGTCGGGACCCTCAACGTCCTCGAGCATGTGGATGAACCCGAAGCGTTCCTTGCGGAGCTGGTCCGCGTGGCCGAGCCGGCCGCGCGCCTGGTCGTCAGCAGTCCCAACTTTCTTCGTGTCCTGGGCCCCGGGTACCATCCGCGAATGCGGGGTCTCGCCCGGAAGTTCGGTAATCTCCGCATGCTGCTGGCCCGTCGGCAACGCCTCCGCGCCGCACCGCACGCCGTGCGGTTCGAGCGGATGCTGCCCATCCTGCGCCAGCCGTTTCAGCCCGACGACGACGCCATCGTGGCCACCAATCCCCTGGAGATCGCCTTCTTTCTCGAACGCTACGGCTGCACCATCGAACGCGTCGAGTGCACCGACCGGTATGTTCCCCGCCCCTTGGAATGGCTGCTCAATCTCACGCCCCTGAAATGGATCATGTTCAACGCCTTCGTCGTCGCGCGTCGCGCCTGA
- a CDS encoding N-acetylmuramoyl-L-alanine amidase: MPHLLLLRTHRRGPRHRRSPSLARGQGPHRRAPERRSRPGTSPDHRRHAPNPPDQWARTRPRRHPRTHRLTRCPLSHRVVHGPEFLEPFGPRDVGAGRPAHHPDRGRPRRALLLPCPNRSGLNLTSGEGFVVQTGTPGSQPGGSVRRSLRQHPQTRARQGDVPHRPSGLPSSTSTLNYPPNRKPPHPGLPPGRLAFSRRGFLGRLAFAVAAAIHLPGGPGSLPATAAAQPDTYVVRPGDTLSGIAVQHGVPLSRLRTLNGITTDHIRPGQRLRLRAESEYPLLASVRSRIAVGNLHRTRWKHIILHHSATAGGNAEIFDRFHRERRRMENGLAYHFIIGNGTDSTDGQIEVGPRWTRQLNGGHVRSLALNDNSVGICLVGDFERTRPTDKQVAASLELVGYLQRTLLAGTPRVLVHRELKGEHTLCPGRHFPTGRFRRFRA; this comes from the coding sequence ATGCCCCACCTGCTCCTACTCCGAACTCATCGAAGGGGTCCTCGACACCGTCGATCGCCATCCCTCGCTCGAGGGCAAGGTCCGCACCGGCGGGCGCCTGAACGCCGCTCGCGCCCTGGAACGTCACCGGATCACCGCCGTCACGCCCCCAACCCTCCAGATCAATGGGCCCGAACCCGGCCCCGTCGTCACCCTCGAACTCACCGGCTCACCCGGTGCCCGCTATCGCATCGAGTCGTCCACGGACCTGAATTCCTGGAGCCTTTCGGACCGCGTGACGTTGGGGCCGGACGGCCGGCACACCACCCGGATCGAGGCCGTCCACGCCGGGCCCTCCTTCTTCCGTGCCCGAATCGATCCGGATTGAACTTGACGTCAGGGGAGGGGTTTGTGGTGCAAACGGGGACGCCGGGATCGCAACCCGGCGGGTCGGTGCGGCGTTCGCTCCGCCAGCACCCCCAAACACGGGCTCGACAGGGTGACGTACCGCACCGTCCCTCCGGGCTTCCATCATCGACAAGCACGTTGAACTACCCACCGAACCGGAAACCGCCTCACCCCGGACTGCCTCCCGGACGCCTGGCCTTCTCGCGTCGCGGCTTCCTCGGGCGCCTCGCCTTCGCCGTCGCCGCGGCGATTCATCTTCCCGGCGGTCCCGGTTCTCTCCCCGCCACCGCCGCCGCCCAGCCCGACACCTACGTCGTCCGACCCGGCGACACGCTCTCCGGCATTGCCGTTCAGCATGGGGTCCCCCTCAGCCGTCTCCGCACCCTCAACGGCATCACCACCGACCACATCCGGCCCGGCCAGCGCCTGCGGCTTCGCGCCGAAAGCGAGTATCCCCTCCTCGCCTCCGTCCGCTCCCGCATCGCCGTCGGCAACCTCCATCGCACCCGCTGGAAACACATCATCCTCCACCACAGCGCCACCGCCGGAGGCAACGCCGAAATCTTCGACCGGTTCCATCGCGAACGGCGCCGCATGGAAAACGGCCTGGCCTACCACTTCATCATCGGTAACGGCACCGATTCGACCGACGGCCAGATCGAGGTCGGCCCCCGCTGGACCCGCCAGCTCAACGGCGGCCATGTCCGCAGCCTCGCCCTCAACGACAATTCCGTCGGCATCTGCCTGGTCGGCGACTTCGAGCGAACCCGGCCCACGGACAAACAGGTCGCCGCCAGCCTCGAACTCGTCGGTTACCTCCAGCGCACCCTCCTCGCCGGCACCCCGCGCGTCCTCGTCCATCGCGAACTCAAGGGCGAGCATACCCTCTGCCCCGGCCGCCATTTCCCCACCGGCCGCTTCCGGCGTTTTCGCGCGTGA
- a CDS encoding DMT family transporter, translating to MQTDVRGWAALIGGAVCIGFAPIWVRWSEVGPIATAFHRVALALPLLVLWAARERSRPAATRHSNPRRPGWAFAAGAFFAIDMAAWHLSIRYTSVANSTLLANLAPIFVTLGAWIFLRERVGRRFTAGMILALLGAWCLTGASLQTDPNRLRGDLWGLATALFYGGYQLCVARLRRDTAAGRVLFWSSLVSAPLLGIIAWSLGETMLPASPRGWLVLLGLALTAQVFGQGLITYGFAHLPASLSSLVLLLQPLVATLAAWMLLGERLGIAQLLGGAILLAGIQVARSRPAPPAPSSQFPDRPLRSPP from the coding sequence ATGCAGACTGACGTTCGCGGCTGGGCGGCGCTGATCGGCGGCGCCGTGTGCATCGGGTTCGCTCCGATCTGGGTTCGATGGAGCGAGGTTGGGCCCATTGCCACCGCCTTTCACCGGGTCGCCCTGGCGCTTCCGCTCCTGGTCCTGTGGGCGGCCCGCGAACGTTCCCGCCCCGCCGCGACCCGACACTCGAATCCGCGCCGACCCGGGTGGGCCTTCGCCGCCGGAGCCTTTTTCGCCATCGACATGGCGGCCTGGCACCTCTCGATCCGTTACACCTCCGTGGCCAACTCGACCCTCCTCGCCAATCTCGCCCCCATCTTCGTCACCCTCGGCGCCTGGATCTTCCTCCGGGAACGCGTCGGACGCCGGTTCACTGCCGGAATGATTCTCGCCCTGCTGGGCGCCTGGTGCCTCACCGGGGCCAGCCTCCAGACGGATCCCAACCGGCTCCGCGGCGATCTCTGGGGCCTTGCCACGGCGCTCTTCTACGGAGGCTATCAGCTCTGCGTCGCCCGGCTCCGCCGCGACACCGCCGCCGGACGGGTCCTCTTCTGGAGTTCGCTCGTCAGCGCCCCGCTCCTCGGCATCATCGCCTGGTCGCTCGGCGAAACCATGCTGCCCGCCTCCCCCCGCGGCTGGCTGGTGCTGCTCGGACTTGCCCTCACAGCCCAGGTCTTCGGACAGGGCCTCATCACCTACGGATTCGCCCACCTTCCCGCCAGCCTCTCCTCGCTGGTCCTGCTGCTGCAACCCCTCGTGGCCACCCTGGCCGCCTGGATGCTGCTCGGGGAACGCCTCGGCATCGCCCAGCTTCTCGGCGGCGCCATCCTGCTCGCCGGCATCCAGGTGGCCCGCTCCCGCCCCGCCCCGCCCGCCCCTTCCTCGCAATTCCCCGACCGCCCCCTACGCTCGCCCCCATGA
- a CDS encoding N-acetylmuramic acid 6-phosphate etherase has translation MRHSPGTGQRGLLGIDAGGTKTAAVWLDADGTSAPPRAFGPANLQAISEAALIRLLRDIAAVHPPPRAVGIGMAGTRTSADRERLRRAAHRAWPGVPCLATDDLEPALAAADMDAPPNRLCLPRVLVLAGTGSCCLGRTPSGDSAKAGGWGPMLGDQGSAYALALDALRSLVRHAELNGRWGQLGPHLLATLHLNEPDALIPWIRDASRAQVAALAPAILHAAVRRDPVVRAVIERAARDLADTALACARRLVGRPAPVRFVLAGGLLRHPSSLTRRLTALLRSDWPGALIESLRRSAAEGAAALAAQLPPLETVASMPSPGTPRFDASQPVPPDTCHLLPVALQPSPTEACHPESTHLDRMPLSQAIERMLADDARIPSSLLARRPAIERAIRLIVRAFRQGGRLLYVGAGTSGRLGVLDASECPPTFGTPPEQVQAIIAGGPDAVFRSREGAEDDLPAGARALAHRDVGPRDVVVGIAASGRTPFVWGALHEARRRGAPTVLICFQPHLRFRPGTRPTVVIDPSVGPEFLTGSTRLKAGTATKLLLNLFTTLAMARMGKVCGNWMIDLRPSNRKLRDRAVRIACALTDATEPAARAALAAARWNLPRAIARLAPTRSHRS, from the coding sequence ATGCGACATTCTCCGGGAACGGGTCAACGCGGCCTCCTCGGCATCGATGCCGGAGGAACCAAGACTGCGGCGGTGTGGCTGGACGCTGACGGCACCTCCGCACCGCCAAGGGCCTTCGGGCCGGCCAACCTTCAGGCCATCTCCGAGGCCGCGCTGATCCGGCTGCTCAGAGACATCGCCGCCGTCCACCCGCCGCCCCGCGCCGTCGGCATCGGCATGGCCGGCACCCGCACCAGCGCCGACCGCGAGCGCCTTCGTCGGGCCGCGCATCGGGCCTGGCCCGGCGTCCCCTGCCTTGCCACCGACGACCTCGAACCCGCCCTCGCCGCCGCTGACATGGACGCCCCGCCCAATCGGCTCTGCCTGCCCCGCGTCCTCGTCCTTGCCGGCACCGGTTCCTGCTGTCTCGGACGCACCCCCTCGGGTGACTCCGCCAAGGCCGGCGGCTGGGGACCCATGCTCGGCGACCAGGGCAGCGCCTACGCCCTTGCCCTCGACGCCCTCCGTTCCCTCGTCCGACACGCCGAACTCAACGGCCGCTGGGGCCAGTTGGGCCCCCACCTCCTCGCCACCCTGCACCTCAACGAACCCGATGCCCTCATCCCCTGGATCCGCGACGCCTCCCGCGCCCAGGTCGCCGCACTGGCCCCGGCAATCCTACACGCCGCCGTCCGACGCGATCCGGTCGTCCGCGCCGTCATCGAACGCGCCGCCCGCGACCTGGCCGACACCGCCCTCGCCTGTGCCCGGCGCCTGGTCGGTCGCCCCGCCCCTGTCCGCTTCGTCCTCGCGGGCGGACTGCTGCGTCATCCATCGTCCCTCACCCGACGCCTGACCGCCCTGCTCCGCTCCGACTGGCCGGGCGCCCTCATCGAATCCCTTCGCCGTTCCGCTGCGGAAGGCGCCGCCGCCCTCGCCGCCCAACTCCCTCCCCTTGAGACCGTCGCCAGCATGCCATCCCCAGGCACGCCGCGGTTCGATGCCTCCCAGCCCGTTCCGCCTGACACCTGCCACCTTCTCCCCGTCGCTCTCCAACCGTCCCCCACCGAAGCCTGCCATCCCGAGTCCACCCACCTCGACCGGATGCCGCTGTCCCAAGCCATCGAACGGATGCTTGCCGACGATGCCCGTATCCCTTCCTCGCTCCTCGCGAGGCGACCCGCCATCGAACGCGCCATTCGACTCATCGTCCGCGCCTTCCGGCAGGGAGGACGCCTCCTCTACGTTGGCGCCGGCACGAGCGGCCGTCTCGGCGTCCTCGACGCCAGTGAATGCCCTCCCACCTTCGGCACCCCGCCCGAACAGGTGCAGGCCATCATCGCCGGAGGACCCGACGCCGTCTTCCGGTCTCGCGAAGGCGCCGAAGACGATCTCCCTGCCGGTGCCCGTGCCCTTGCCCATCGGGACGTCGGCCCCCGCGACGTCGTCGTCGGCATCGCCGCCAGCGGACGCACCCCTTTTGTCTGGGGTGCCCTGCATGAAGCCCGGCGCCGGGGCGCTCCCACGGTCCTGATCTGCTTCCAACCCCACCTGCGGTTCCGTCCCGGCACCCGTCCCACCGTCGTCATCGATCCCAGTGTCGGTCCGGAATTCCTCACCGGCTCCACCCGCCTCAAGGCCGGCACCGCCACCAAACTCCTCCTCAACCTCTTCACGACCCTTGCCATGGCCCGCATGGGCAAGGTCTGCGGCAACTGGATGATCGATCTGCGTCCCTCGAACCGGAAGCTCCGCGATCGCGCCGTTCGAATCGCCTGCGCCCTCACCGACGCCACCGAACCCGCCGCCCGCGCCGCCCTGGCCGCCGCCCGCTGGAACCTTCCCCGCGCCATCGCCCGTCTTGCCCCGACCCGCTCCCACCGATCGTGA
- a CDS encoding PQQ-binding-like beta-propeller repeat protein — protein MSAPEPKPPGPPGPVGHPRAVWRTAGGDPARRALFDGPAGTLADPTSWFRAAGPVQASPVFDHAGRSYVADLSGSVQSHSATGEHRWTTRLNAAISASPVLDPTDERLFVGTHDGTVAALDTARGTLAWRRSLPSHTDPRILADPLFLPGSKAVLFSSWGGRGWLLNAADGEPVTDWNAGAFPRAAPAADARDVVFFLRAVPERGVEWVRRHPGGDEEVLHLEPDPPQGATPGRLTAGPLLDEGRSVAYGVLPLGATARLLAWDLDADRVRWTRDLPAAVHAPPGLLPGGHLVVADLAGHVHRIDPDGGIRFSVSLECDYLLAGGVCPGDDRWILGDPLGRLNEIRSDGSLHRRFLAPRAIQGRPAIDPSGNVLVPCMDGTVYRLANQTA, from the coding sequence GTGTCGGCTCCTGAACCGAAACCGCCCGGTCCGCCCGGTCCGGTCGGACACCCCCGGGCCGTCTGGAGAACGGCCGGCGGCGACCCTGCCCGGCGTGCCCTGTTCGACGGCCCCGCCGGGACACTCGCCGACCCGACGTCCTGGTTCCGGGCCGCCGGACCCGTTCAAGCCTCGCCCGTGTTCGACCACGCCGGCCGTTCCTATGTCGCGGACCTTTCCGGAAGCGTGCAGTCCCACTCGGCGACGGGGGAGCATCGGTGGACCACCCGCCTCAACGCCGCGATCTCCGCCTCGCCGGTCCTCGATCCGACCGATGAACGCCTGTTCGTCGGCACGCACGACGGAACCGTGGCGGCCCTCGACACCGCCCGCGGAACCCTCGCCTGGCGCCGCTCCCTCCCCAGCCACACCGATCCCCGCATCCTCGCCGACCCGCTCTTCCTGCCCGGATCGAAGGCGGTGCTGTTCAGCAGTTGGGGGGGGCGCGGATGGCTCCTCAACGCCGCCGACGGAGAACCCGTCACCGACTGGAATGCCGGGGCCTTCCCGCGCGCCGCTCCCGCCGCCGACGCCCGCGACGTCGTCTTCTTTCTCCGTGCCGTTCCCGAACGCGGCGTGGAATGGGTGCGCCGGCATCCGGGCGGAGACGAGGAGGTGCTCCATCTGGAACCGGACCCTCCTCAGGGCGCGACTCCCGGGCGGCTGACCGCCGGCCCCCTCCTCGACGAGGGAAGGTCCGTCGCGTACGGAGTCCTTCCTCTGGGCGCCACCGCCCGGCTGTTGGCCTGGGACCTCGACGCCGATCGGGTCCGCTGGACACGCGATCTCCCCGCCGCCGTCCATGCCCCGCCCGGCCTGCTTCCCGGCGGCCACCTTGTCGTCGCGGATCTCGCCGGACACGTTCACCGCATCGATCCGGACGGCGGCATCCGATTCAGCGTGTCCCTGGAGTGCGACTACCTGCTGGCCGGCGGTGTTTGCCCGGGCGACGACCGGTGGATTCTGGGCGACCCTCTCGGACGCCTGAACGAGATCCGAAGCGATGGCAGCCTTCACCGGCGCTTCCTTGCCCCCCGCGCCATCCAGGGTCGTCCCGCCATCGATCCCTCCGGCAACGTCCTGGTGCCCTGCATGGACGGCACGGTCTATCGACTGGCGAACCAGACCGCCTGA
- a CDS encoding endonuclease/exonuclease/phosphatase family protein — MHLPRPFLAGLDRRRWLMAVGGLTGAAVLSRSSLAEAGTSGLRTISYNVLACRGYPETDANRERLVGARDRMVERFAIELAVYNADVVTFQESPSEAMVASIAKAMGRHYTYFPGGFPGAVISRFEIVESENCPLVEGPRPPDLFTRHWGRAVLRMGGERLTVYSAHLHPSNVEVRAREVGLALERMAADIAGPDPMLFQGDLNHRPDGPEMARWREAGLVDAVTRSGDASELTFPSTVPVQCIDYIWSNAALARRLSGARVLFEGAFRTNPADERSFALSDHLPVLADYRG; from the coding sequence ATGCACCTTCCCCGACCGTTCCTTGCAGGGCTGGATCGACGACGCTGGCTGATGGCGGTGGGCGGGTTGACAGGGGCCGCGGTGTTGTCGCGATCGAGCCTGGCGGAGGCGGGGACGTCCGGGCTGCGGACGATTTCCTACAACGTGCTGGCCTGCCGGGGGTATCCCGAGACCGACGCGAACCGCGAGCGGTTGGTAGGCGCACGGGACCGGATGGTCGAGCGGTTTGCGATCGAGTTGGCGGTGTACAACGCGGACGTGGTCACCTTCCAGGAATCCCCTTCCGAGGCGATGGTCGCGTCCATCGCCAAGGCCATGGGCCGGCATTACACGTACTTCCCTGGCGGATTCCCAGGTGCGGTGATTTCGCGGTTCGAGATTGTGGAGTCGGAGAACTGTCCGCTGGTCGAGGGGCCGCGTCCGCCGGACTTGTTCACGAGGCACTGGGGCAGGGCGGTGCTGCGGATGGGCGGGGAACGGTTGACGGTGTACAGCGCCCATCTGCACCCCAGCAATGTGGAGGTGCGGGCAAGGGAGGTCGGACTGGCGCTCGAACGGATGGCGGCGGACATCGCGGGCCCGGACCCGATGCTGTTCCAGGGGGACTTGAACCATCGTCCCGACGGACCCGAGATGGCGCGGTGGCGGGAAGCGGGGTTGGTCGATGCGGTGACGCGCTCCGGGGATGCTTCCGAACTCACGTTTCCAAGCACGGTCCCGGTCCAGTGCATCGACTACATCTGGTCGAACGCGGCGCTGGCCCGGCGGTTGTCGGGGGCGCGGGTTCTGTTCGAGGGGGCGTTCCGGACCAACCCGGCGGACGAGCGATCCTTCGCGCTGAGCGATCATCTGCCGGTCCTGGCGGATTATCGGGGGTGA
- a CDS encoding DUF362 domain-containing protein encodes MHAPVASNPRPPRCPGRTLSRRDFLRNAVLAAAVPPALLARSASGSEPAPGTSPRPPRSPTAIGLCRQYEVEQVARTLGAMFDDLGGLERLVRRRHVTVKLNLVNTSQAHLDGIPLWLTVTVHPVVALALGSLLVRAGARRVVFCDQLPFRTSAEEAFAGYGLHLAAFNAVMQGRARFENTRNRGTHPDYAQVRVPHGELATAWEVHRAYVDTDVLISLAKLKSHVSGGITGGMKNLFGIPPSSLYGDDLLAEPSEDAIGYRSDAMHRCSRRPLTSVDAFTGRSVEGDHGHNVPRFIVDLAAAFPIAAVVIDGISTIQSAEGWWNGGMVSPTRPGLLLAGLNPVCTDAVAACVMGFNPDAPDRSLPFVNGTNHLALARRRGLGENRPAQLEIVGVPLDTARFPFQPTYQRVGS; translated from the coding sequence ATGCACGCCCCCGTCGCTTCCAACCCGCGCCCGCCTCGCTGCCCCGGGCGAACCCTTTCCCGGCGCGACTTTCTCAGGAATGCGGTCCTGGCCGCCGCCGTTCCCCCGGCATTGCTGGCCCGTTCGGCCTCCGGGTCCGAACCGGCCCCTGGCACCTCCCCGCGTCCGCCACGCTCGCCCACAGCCATCGGCCTCTGTCGCCAATACGAGGTGGAACAGGTGGCCCGGACGCTGGGCGCCATGTTCGACGACCTGGGCGGTCTCGAGCGCCTCGTCCGGCGCCGCCACGTGACGGTGAAGCTCAACCTCGTCAACACCTCCCAGGCCCACCTCGACGGCATTCCCCTCTGGCTCACCGTGACCGTTCATCCTGTGGTGGCCCTGGCCCTCGGAAGTCTTCTGGTCCGGGCCGGGGCCCGGCGCGTTGTCTTCTGCGATCAGTTGCCGTTCCGAACCTCCGCCGAGGAAGCCTTCGCCGGCTACGGTCTCCACCTCGCCGCGTTCAATGCGGTCATGCAGGGACGGGCGCGCTTCGAGAACACACGGAACCGGGGGACCCACCCGGACTACGCGCAGGTGCGGGTGCCTCACGGCGAACTGGCCACCGCATGGGAGGTCCATCGCGCCTACGTGGACACCGACGTCCTGATCTCCCTGGCCAAGCTGAAAAGCCACGTCTCGGGCGGTATCACCGGCGGAATGAAGAACCTCTTCGGAATCCCGCCCAGCAGCCTCTACGGCGATGATCTCCTCGCCGAACCTTCGGAGGACGCCATCGGGTATCGCAGCGATGCCATGCACCGCTGTTCGCGCCGGCCGCTGACCTCCGTCGATGCCTTCACCGGTCGGTCCGTCGAAGGCGACCACGGCCATAACGTCCCCCGCTTCATCGTCGATCTCGCAGCGGCCTTTCCCATCGCCGCGGTAGTCATCGACGGTATCAGCACCATCCAGTCCGCCGAAGGCTGGTGGAACGGCGGCATGGTCTCGCCCACCCGACCCGGACTGCTCCTCGCCGGACTCAACCCGGTCTGCACCGACGCCGTCGCCGCATGCGTCATGGGCTTCAACCCGGACGCCCCGGACCGGTCGCTCCCGTTCGTCAATGGCACCAATCACCTCGCCCTGGCGCGGCGCCGGGGCCTGGGCGAAAACCGCCCCGCACAACTCGAGATCGTCGGCGTGCCCCTGGACACCGCCCGTTTCCCCTTCCAACCCACCTACCAGCGTGTCGGCTCCTGA